In the genome of Magnolia sinica isolate HGM2019 chromosome 2, MsV1, whole genome shotgun sequence, one region contains:
- the LOC131225465 gene encoding auxin-responsive protein SAUR64-like gives MARKGPKVAAIWRRRGLSLSRKDDAADSSGGTTSLADKGHFVVYTTNKTRFVVPMLYLNNPIFKELLIMSTDEFGLTYVGPIIVPCPANFMENILSLIGRSDSKDVDKALLDSIATSGSSLSALLHSALNSQQVLLTGF, from the coding sequence GAAAGGGCCCAAGGTAGCGGCCATATGGAGGAGGAGAGGGTTATCCTTGTCGAGAAAGGATGATGCTGCGGATTCAAGTGGGGGAACCACATCGTTAGCAGATAAGGGGCATTTCGTTGTGTACACCACCAACAAGACGCGTTTTGTGGTTCCCATGTTGTATCTCAACAACCCCATCTTCAAGGAGCTCTTAATAATGTCCACAGATGAGTTCGGATTAACATATGTTGGGCCTATAATAGTGCCATGCCCTGCAAACTTCATGGAGAACATTCTCTCATTAATTGGGAGAAGTGATTCGAAGGATGTAGACAAAGCATTACTTGATTCCATTGCAACCAGCGGGTCCTCATTATCTGCCTTGCTACATTCAGCACTGAACAGCCAGCAAGTACTCCTTACTGGCTTCTAA